In the Artemia franciscana chromosome 1, ASM3288406v1, whole genome shotgun sequence genome, one interval contains:
- the LOC136027443 gene encoding PEST proteolytic signal-containing nuclear protein-like isoform X1 has product MISIGNIESLKKKKKKKMSIGKTYLNVSSGSESQQTQKRSLSEGEEDTKETADPEDAAFKKLRTTTIGLVEAKIQEATSSDKDHQKNQSLKQTIVVGKKLGPTTIKLGSVAKPVIGPKKPPMPIKSVFNDDSDEEEEMPAEARMRMRNIGRDTPTSSGPNSFGKTKQGFVNTRALTSKKLSGEG; this is encoded by the exons ATGATCTCCATTGGAAATATCGAATctctgaagaagaagaagaaaaagaaaatgtctaTTGGTAAAACATATTTGAA TGTCTCATCAGGGTCAGAAAGCCAGCAAACCCAGAAGAGAAGCTTGTCTGAGGGTGAGGAAGACACAAAAGAGACAGCAGATCctgaagatgccgcttttaagaAGCTAAGAACTACCACTATTGGGCTGGTAGAAGCCAAAATTCAAGAAGCCACATCTTCTGATAAAGACCATCAAAAGAACCAAAGTTTGAAGCAAACGATTGTTGTTGGTAAAAAATTGGGGCCTACTACCATAAAATTAGGAAGTGTT gCTAAACCAGTTATTGGTCCAAAGAAGCCACCGATGCCAATTAAGTCTGTATTTAATGATGATTCcgatgaagaagaagaaatgccAGCAGAAGCGCGCATGAGGATGCGAAATATTGGTCGTGATACACCAACGTCATCTGGACCAAATTCTTTCGGAAAAACAAAGCAAGGTTTTGTCAACACGAGGGCGTTAACTTCAAAGAAACTTTCTGGAGAAGgctga
- the LOC136027443 gene encoding PEST proteolytic signal-containing nuclear protein-like isoform X3 produces MISIGNIESLKKKKKKKMSIGSESQQTQKRSLSEGEEDTKETADPEDAAFKKLRTTTIGLVEAKIQEATSSDKDHQKNQSLKQTIVVGKKLGPTTIKLGSVAKPVIGPKKPPMPIKSVFNDDSDEEEEMPAEARMRMRNIGRDTPTSSGPNSFGKTKQGFVNTRALTSKKLSGEG; encoded by the exons ATGATCTCCATTGGAAATATCGAATctctgaagaagaagaagaaaaagaaaatgtctaTTG GGTCAGAAAGCCAGCAAACCCAGAAGAGAAGCTTGTCTGAGGGTGAGGAAGACACAAAAGAGACAGCAGATCctgaagatgccgcttttaagaAGCTAAGAACTACCACTATTGGGCTGGTAGAAGCCAAAATTCAAGAAGCCACATCTTCTGATAAAGACCATCAAAAGAACCAAAGTTTGAAGCAAACGATTGTTGTTGGTAAAAAATTGGGGCCTACTACCATAAAATTAGGAAGTGTT gCTAAACCAGTTATTGGTCCAAAGAAGCCACCGATGCCAATTAAGTCTGTATTTAATGATGATTCcgatgaagaagaagaaatgccAGCAGAAGCGCGCATGAGGATGCGAAATATTGGTCGTGATACACCAACGTCATCTGGACCAAATTCTTTCGGAAAAACAAAGCAAGGTTTTGTCAACACGAGGGCGTTAACTTCAAAGAAACTTTCTGGAGAAGgctga
- the LOC136027443 gene encoding PEST proteolytic signal-containing nuclear protein-like isoform X2, whose protein sequence is MISIGNIESLKKKKKKKMSIGKTYLKSWSESQQTQKRSLSEGEEDTKETADPEDAAFKKLRTTTIGLVEAKIQEATSSDKDHQKNQSLKQTIVVGKKLGPTTIKLGSVAKPVIGPKKPPMPIKSVFNDDSDEEEEMPAEARMRMRNIGRDTPTSSGPNSFGKTKQGFVNTRALTSKKLSGEG, encoded by the exons ATGATCTCCATTGGAAATATCGAATctctgaagaagaagaagaaaaagaaaatgtctaTTGGTAAAACATATTTGAAGTCAT GGTCAGAAAGCCAGCAAACCCAGAAGAGAAGCTTGTCTGAGGGTGAGGAAGACACAAAAGAGACAGCAGATCctgaagatgccgcttttaagaAGCTAAGAACTACCACTATTGGGCTGGTAGAAGCCAAAATTCAAGAAGCCACATCTTCTGATAAAGACCATCAAAAGAACCAAAGTTTGAAGCAAACGATTGTTGTTGGTAAAAAATTGGGGCCTACTACCATAAAATTAGGAAGTGTT gCTAAACCAGTTATTGGTCCAAAGAAGCCACCGATGCCAATTAAGTCTGTATTTAATGATGATTCcgatgaagaagaagaaatgccAGCAGAAGCGCGCATGAGGATGCGAAATATTGGTCGTGATACACCAACGTCATCTGGACCAAATTCTTTCGGAAAAACAAAGCAAGGTTTTGTCAACACGAGGGCGTTAACTTCAAAGAAACTTTCTGGAGAAGgctga
- the LOC136027443 gene encoding PEST proteolytic signal-containing nuclear protein-like isoform X4, which translates to MFEQWSESQQTQKRSLSEGEEDTKETADPEDAAFKKLRTTTIGLVEAKIQEATSSDKDHQKNQSLKQTIVVGKKLGPTTIKLGSVAKPVIGPKKPPMPIKSVFNDDSDEEEEMPAEARMRMRNIGRDTPTSSGPNSFGKTKQGFVNTRALTSKKLSGEG; encoded by the exons ATGTTTGAGCAAT GGTCAGAAAGCCAGCAAACCCAGAAGAGAAGCTTGTCTGAGGGTGAGGAAGACACAAAAGAGACAGCAGATCctgaagatgccgcttttaagaAGCTAAGAACTACCACTATTGGGCTGGTAGAAGCCAAAATTCAAGAAGCCACATCTTCTGATAAAGACCATCAAAAGAACCAAAGTTTGAAGCAAACGATTGTTGTTGGTAAAAAATTGGGGCCTACTACCATAAAATTAGGAAGTGTT gCTAAACCAGTTATTGGTCCAAAGAAGCCACCGATGCCAATTAAGTCTGTATTTAATGATGATTCcgatgaagaagaagaaatgccAGCAGAAGCGCGCATGAGGATGCGAAATATTGGTCGTGATACACCAACGTCATCTGGACCAAATTCTTTCGGAAAAACAAAGCAAGGTTTTGTCAACACGAGGGCGTTAACTTCAAAGAAACTTTCTGGAGAAGgctga